One stretch of Cyanobium sp. Tous-M-B4 DNA includes these proteins:
- a CDS encoding RpoD/SigA family RNA polymerase sigma factor, translated as MSALSVLGSSPSAGAASAQSGGDLVRSYLRDIGRVPLLSHEQEITLGRQVQELVGLEELEQELEVQLGNKPSQVELAQAAGLSAPLLKKRLQAGRRAKERMVAANLRLVVSVAKKYTRRNMELLDLIQEGTIGLVRGVEKFDPTRGYKFSTYAYWWIRQGITRAIAEKSRTIRLPIHITETLNKLKKGQRELSQLLGRTPTVTELAEAVELPEEEVKDLLCRARQPVSLETKVGDGDDTELLDLLAGDAELPEERVDGECLKGDLRALLEQLPELQGRVLKMRYGIEAGEPQESSEPMSLSAIAKQLGMSRDKTRNLERKALEGVRAQSRMLEGYLVA; from the coding sequence ATGTCCGCCCTGTCCGTTCTTGGCTCCAGCCCCAGTGCCGGCGCTGCCTCGGCCCAATCAGGCGGCGACCTAGTGCGCAGCTACCTGCGGGACATCGGCCGAGTGCCGCTGCTATCTCACGAGCAGGAGATCACCTTGGGCCGCCAGGTGCAGGAGCTGGTGGGTTTGGAGGAGCTTGAGCAGGAGCTGGAGGTGCAGCTGGGTAACAAGCCAAGCCAGGTGGAATTGGCCCAGGCCGCTGGTCTGAGCGCGCCCCTACTTAAGAAGCGCTTGCAGGCTGGCCGGCGTGCCAAGGAGCGGATGGTGGCTGCGAATTTGCGGCTGGTGGTGAGCGTGGCTAAGAAGTACACGCGTCGGAATATGGAGCTGCTGGACCTGATCCAGGAGGGCACGATCGGTTTGGTGCGCGGCGTTGAGAAGTTCGACCCAACCCGTGGGTACAAATTTTCAACTTATGCGTATTGGTGGATTCGCCAGGGGATCACGCGGGCAATCGCTGAGAAGAGCCGGACGATCCGGCTGCCAATCCACATCACCGAAACGCTGAACAAGCTGAAGAAGGGTCAGCGAGAACTAAGCCAGCTGCTGGGGCGCACGCCGACGGTGACGGAGCTTGCCGAAGCGGTGGAACTGCCGGAAGAGGAGGTGAAGGATCTGCTGTGCCGTGCGCGCCAACCGGTGAGCTTGGAGACGAAGGTGGGCGATGGGGATGACACCGAACTGCTTGACCTGCTGGCAGGAGATGCGGAGCTGCCGGAGGAGCGGGTGGATGGTGAGTGCCTGAAGGGCGACCTGCGTGCGCTGCTGGAGCAACTGCCGGAGCTGCAGGGGCGGGTGCTGAAGATGCGTTATGGGATTGAGGCTGGGGAGCCGCAAGAGAGCTCGGAGCCGATGAGCCTGAGCGCCATCGCTAAGCAATTGGGCATGAGCCGCGACAAAACTCGCAACCTGGAGCGCAAAGCCCTCGAAGGCGTACGGGCCCAATCACGCATGCTTGAGGGTTATCTGGTGGCTTGA
- a CDS encoding ABC transporter substrate-binding protein: MALALTLALPGLASTELVLGQSAALSGPSGMLGSEYRQGALAYFSEVNRQGGVHGKRLKLLSLDDRYDPPLTLRNTKQLVERDKVFALFGYVGTPTVKAVLPLVEKQKIPLIAPLTGAQLLRQPHRPMVFNLRTSYHMEIDRMVDYLVRSGRHRVAVVYQNDAFGQDGLKGSLNALRRHGLKPVATASVERNSNQTGRAASMVQNANANAVLVVAAYPSSASLSREMRRRGSTAQLMNVSFVGTSALRASLQSHEASGIGVAQVVPFPWNERVPVVREYQELMRRQQAKPHFGFNSLEGFLAAKMTVEGLRRAGPEPSRQRFVTALETMRDVDLGGYRVQLGPEDHNGSSFVELTFLGSQRWEP, translated from the coding sequence GTGGCGCTGGCCCTGACGCTGGCCCTGCCTGGCCTGGCATCAACAGAACTGGTGCTGGGGCAGTCGGCGGCCCTCAGCGGCCCCTCCGGCATGCTCGGCAGCGAATACCGGCAAGGGGCTCTGGCCTATTTCTCAGAGGTGAATCGCCAAGGTGGCGTCCATGGCAAGCGCCTGAAGCTGCTGAGCCTCGACGACCGCTACGACCCACCTCTCACCCTGCGCAACACCAAGCAGCTGGTTGAGCGCGACAAGGTGTTTGCTTTGTTTGGTTATGTGGGCACCCCCACCGTCAAGGCGGTGTTGCCCTTGGTTGAGAAACAGAAAATCCCTTTGATCGCTCCACTCACCGGCGCCCAACTGCTACGCCAGCCCCATCGCCCCATGGTGTTCAACCTGCGTACCAGTTACCACATGGAAATTGACCGGATGGTCGACTACTTAGTGCGCAGCGGCCGCCATCGCGTTGCGGTTGTCTATCAAAACGATGCCTTTGGACAAGACGGCCTCAAGGGATCTCTCAACGCCTTGAGACGCCATGGCCTCAAACCAGTGGCTACTGCCAGCGTTGAGCGCAACTCAAACCAAACCGGCAGGGCAGCCAGCATGGTGCAAAACGCCAATGCCAATGCAGTTTTGGTGGTAGCTGCCTACCCGAGCTCGGCCTCCTTAAGCCGCGAGATGCGGCGGCGCGGCAGCACAGCCCAGCTGATGAACGTGTCGTTTGTAGGTACCAGCGCCCTGCGTGCCTCCCTGCAAAGCCATGAGGCCAGTGGCATTGGCGTCGCCCAGGTGGTGCCTTTCCCTTGGAACGAAAGGGTGCCAGTGGTGAGGGAATACCAGGAATTGATGCGGCGCCAGCAGGCCAAACCGCACTTCGGCTTTAACAGCCTGGAGGGCTTCCTTGCCGCAAAAATGACAGTGGAAGGCCTGCGTCGAGCCGGGCCGGAACCCAGCCGCCAACGCTTTGTGACCGCGCTTGAGACCATGCGCGATGTAGACCTTGGTGGCTACCGGGTGCAACTGGGTCCCGAGGACCACAACGGCAGCAGCTTCGTCGAACTCACCTTCCTGGGTTCCCAGCGCTGGGAACCCTGA
- a CDS encoding AarF/ABC1/UbiB kinase family protein, whose protein sequence is MGYDPGRDLRWLLLRPWVLIARLIVVIWQLSSLALVLVVQGNSSNAQVQQRLGQRILTTLTDLGPCFIKVGQALSTRPDLVRRDWLEQLTQLQDNLPAYPHAIALATIEQELGAPADQLFEVFPDYPVAAASLGQVYKAQLADGHWVAVKVQRPNLPTILRRDLVIIRLLAVLSAPLLPLNLGFGLGDIIDEFGSTLFEEIDYRLEANNAERFADLFARQPEVTVPRVERLLSSQRVLTTQWINGTKLQERQALEARNLDPSALIRTGVIAGLQQLLEFGYFHADPHPGNLFALSGKTGPLGHVAYVDFGMMDSISDSDRLTLTGAVVHLINRDFSALADDFVSLGFLNPKADLEPIIPALEEVLGGALGDNVGSFNFKAITDRFSELMYAYPFRVPARFALIIRAVVSQEGLALRLDPSFKIIRVAYPYVARRLLAGDTSEMREKLLEVLFDRHGRLQLERLENLLAVVENDSTSPDLLPVAGAGLKLLLGPEGGSLRQRLLLTLVQGDRLHTDDLRALMGLMGRTFSPRKLVSGMLARLTLQPA, encoded by the coding sequence CTGGGTTACGACCCGGGCCGGGACCTGCGCTGGTTGCTGTTGCGCCCCTGGGTGCTGATCGCCCGGCTGATCGTGGTGATCTGGCAGCTGTCCAGCCTGGCCCTGGTGTTGGTGGTGCAGGGCAACAGCAGCAATGCCCAGGTGCAGCAACGGCTGGGCCAGCGCATTCTCACTACGCTCACCGACCTGGGCCCCTGCTTCATCAAGGTGGGCCAAGCCCTTTCCACCCGGCCCGATCTGGTACGGCGCGACTGGCTCGAACAGCTAACCCAGCTGCAGGACAACCTGCCCGCCTATCCCCATGCGATTGCGCTAGCAACCATTGAACAGGAATTGGGCGCCCCGGCCGACCAGCTGTTTGAGGTATTCCCCGACTACCCCGTAGCAGCAGCCAGCCTGGGCCAGGTCTACAAAGCGCAGCTCGCTGATGGCCACTGGGTGGCAGTCAAGGTGCAACGCCCCAATCTGCCCACAATTTTGCGGCGGGATCTAGTGATCATCCGCCTGTTAGCTGTGCTGAGTGCGCCGCTGTTGCCGCTCAACCTGGGCTTTGGCCTCGGCGACATCATCGATGAATTCGGCTCAACATTGTTTGAAGAGATTGATTACCGGCTCGAGGCCAATAACGCTGAACGATTTGCCGATCTATTCGCCCGCCAGCCCGAGGTGACAGTGCCGCGGGTGGAGCGACTGCTATCCAGCCAGCGGGTGCTCACTACCCAGTGGATCAATGGCACCAAGTTGCAGGAACGCCAGGCGCTGGAAGCTCGCAACCTGGATCCCTCGGCCCTGATCCGCACTGGCGTGATCGCCGGACTGCAGCAACTGCTCGAATTTGGCTATTTCCACGCTGATCCCCACCCCGGCAACCTGTTTGCGCTCTCCGGCAAAACCGGCCCCCTAGGCCATGTGGCCTATGTGGATTTCGGCATGATGGATTCGATCAGCGACAGCGATCGCCTCACCCTCACCGGTGCCGTTGTTCACCTGATCAATCGGGATTTCAGCGCCCTGGCCGATGATTTCGTCAGCCTGGGTTTCCTCAACCCCAAGGCCGACCTCGAGCCAATCATTCCTGCCCTTGAGGAGGTGCTTGGTGGCGCCTTAGGCGACAACGTGGGCTCCTTCAACTTCAAAGCCATCACCGATCGCTTTTCGGAGCTGATGTATGCCTATCCCTTTCGGGTGCCGGCTCGCTTCGCCCTGATCATTCGGGCGGTGGTAAGCCAGGAGGGCTTGGCTCTGCGGCTTGATCCCAGCTTCAAGATCATCCGAGTTGCCTATCCATACGTCGCCCGGCGCCTGCTGGCAGGAGACACCAGTGAGATGCGCGAAAAACTGCTTGAGGTGCTCTTTGATCGACACGGCCGCCTGCAGCTTGAACGACTGGAGAATCTATTGGCGGTTGTGGAAAACGATTCCACCAGCCCCGATTTGCTTCCAGTTGCTGGAGCTGGCCTGAAACTGCTGTTGGGTCCAGAAGGCGGCAGCCTGCGTCAACGGCTGCTGCTTACCTTGGTCCAGGGTGATCGCTTGCACACAGATGATTTGCGAGCCTTGATGGGACTGATGGGACGTACTTTTTCACCCCGCAAGTTGGTGAGTGGCATGCTGGCAAGGCTCACACTGCAACCCGCTTAA
- a CDS encoding lysine decarboxylase: MNATPLAMGLPLHLPAHGRGRGLSPALRSLLRQRPGSWDLPELPEQGGPLIDTGAVAEAQRRCASQLGAEAVWFGVNGASGLLQAALLALAPPGSRVLLPRNLHRSLLHGCVLGQLRPVLFDLPFDPASGLWLPPSPAHLEVVLAAAEQDGPLAALVLVSPSYQGQRAELPALVALAHGRGLPVLVDQAHGRGVALAAGADLVVLSGQKAGGGLAQSAALLLQGCRADRDAVARALLWLQTSSPSALLLASAAAALDDLTSSAGRRRWQAAWRCGERLQRRCRALGLPLVANDDPLRLVLHTAAMGINGLEADAWLLQRGVIAELPEPGALTFCLGMAPPPGLVWRLPHQLLRLRRALGGPPLPPFSAPPLPLVAEPELPLAEAWRAPAEVVALAAAAGRIAAEPLCPYPPGIPLLVPGERIDLARATWLRQQQQLWPGQIADTVRVVAG; this comes from the coding sequence ATGAACGCCACCCCTCTTGCCATGGGCCTGCCGCTGCATCTGCCGGCCCACGGCCGCGGTCGGGGTCTGTCTCCTGCCCTGAGGAGCCTGCTGCGCCAGCGGCCGGGCAGCTGGGACCTGCCGGAGCTGCCGGAGCAGGGTGGCCCCCTGATCGATACCGGTGCCGTCGCTGAGGCTCAGCGGCGTTGTGCCTCCCAGCTTGGTGCGGAGGCGGTCTGGTTTGGTGTTAACGGCGCCAGTGGCCTGCTGCAGGCGGCCCTGCTGGCCCTGGCTCCCCCTGGCAGCCGGGTGCTGCTGCCCCGCAACCTGCACCGCTCCTTGCTGCACGGCTGCGTGCTGGGCCAGCTGCGGCCCGTGCTGTTTGACCTGCCCTTCGATCCGGCCAGCGGCCTGTGGCTGCCACCGAGTCCAGCCCATCTCGAGGTGGTGCTCGCAGCAGCAGAGCAGGACGGTCCCCTGGCGGCCCTAGTGCTGGTATCGCCCAGCTACCAGGGCCAGCGCGCCGAGCTGCCGGCCCTAGTGGCATTGGCCCACGGCCGTGGGCTGCCCGTGCTTGTCGATCAAGCCCATGGCCGCGGGGTGGCCTTGGCTGCTGGGGCCGACCTAGTGGTGCTCTCGGGCCAGAAGGCTGGCGGCGGTTTGGCCCAGAGCGCAGCCCTGTTGCTGCAGGGCTGCAGGGCTGATCGCGATGCCGTGGCCCGGGCCCTGCTGTGGCTGCAGACCTCCAGCCCCAGCGCCCTGTTGCTGGCCTCCGCAGCAGCTGCTCTCGACGACCTCACCAGCTCGGCGGGCCGGCGCCGCTGGCAAGCGGCATGGCGCTGCGGCGAGCGCTTGCAGCGCCGCTGCCGTGCGCTGGGCTTGCCCCTGGTTGCCAATGACGACCCGCTGCGGTTGGTGCTGCACACCGCTGCCATGGGAATCAATGGGCTGGAGGCCGATGCCTGGTTGCTGCAGCGGGGTGTGATCGCCGAGTTGCCGGAACCGGGGGCGCTCACTTTTTGCTTGGGTATGGCGCCGCCCCCTGGGCTGGTGTGGCGCCTGCCCCACCAGCTGCTGCGCCTGCGGCGTGCCCTGGGGGGACCGCCCCTGCCACCCTTCAGCGCGCCACCGCTGCCGCTGGTAGCGGAGCCGGAGCTGCCCCTGGCCGAGGCCTGGCGCGCTCCAGCGGAAGTGGTGGCTTTGGCGGCGGCAGCTGGACGGATCGCCGCCGAACCCCTTTGTCCCTATCCGCCGGGTATACCCCTGCT